Sequence from the Ziziphus jujuba cultivar Dongzao chromosome 9, ASM3175591v1 genome:
tatttttatttttatttttttaaaattagtttcTTTTTGATACTCAGTCTCAGGGATACAAgctacaaattatttttattattatttttttaaaattttgatattttgatccAGAAATACGATTTTAGCAaggttataaatatattaacctAATTAATAACATTCAACAATTCTTGGGAGTAACATAATTGATATTTGGCTTAATTTGTCAAAAGATTAATCAAATGTGCTTCTCTCACAAATAATCAGATTATATGGGCGtacaaaatttaacaaaatcttGCAAtagaaagttctttttttttttttttttttaatcatgttAAACACTAAGATCAAAATATTAGACTCCAGATTCGTCGCTAGAGGAAAATATTAGCAATAATAAATATTGGAGTCAAATGTATCAGATTCTGAGTCTAAAACTTTAagccttaaaaagaaaaaaaaatgttattaatgttattaattactACTAGTAGACagaaatataaaagtaatttaacattaccaaaaaaatataaaagtaatttagcCGGCTAAAAGTACCTAGTtgctaaaaataaattgttatgcTATTGTCAAATATTGGTTGTAGCTAGTCAATTGTGATTTAGCCATAGAAGGATAAGACATTTTTTTTCGTGTATCATTTTCAGGATGAATTGGTCGTGATTATcctgtttcttttttcctcagTAGACTTttgatttatatgtatataataataataactttgtatataaatattatattcaaattcGTCGTAAAGCTTCCGGCACTTTAAAAATAGAAGACACAGTTCAGAAAAAATAATCTGCAGCAACTAGTATTCCGCCACGTCCTAAATATATAGCTTCAGGACAATATAGTTCCAAACTTTCctttaccatgatttaaaaaaataaataaataaaactttccTTTTTACCAAACAGGTCCCATCCACCAGCTCATTAGCAATTGTAGTACTTGGAAAAAAAGACACGTGAAGCCGCCTCCTTGACTGATTCCTAAACTTTAAACTGTGGTTGATTATATATTCATAGATAAGATTTGGTAAAAAGTTCTTACTAGACACATCCGGTATTTGATAAATTCAAAAgggaaattaaacaattttttttttttttggggctaaaaaagaaaaaatggaagctttttcttactttttgaAAGCAGCCCTGCCACGCATGCTCTGTTTGTTTCATCTTTTTCTTAATCAAGGATAGGATCATTGAACGACATATTGCATTTAAGAGTACAAGCCAAAACATAATTAAACacttaaataagtaaataattagtGCCCCCATTTACTTCCATCACCATCTATAAATATCCATATCCATCTCTAATCTATCTCGTTGACCTCAAACATCAAACAATTATCACAAACAGACATAACGAAAATGAAGTTTTGGGGCTTGACAATAATTCCCCTGTTGCTTTTGTTCCAAGGAGGCTTAGCAGAGCAATGTGGGAGGCAAGCTGGTGGTGCTCTGTGTCCAGGAGGTCAGTGCTGCAGCAAGTACGGCTGGTGTGGCAATACACCTGATTACTGCACCAATGGATGCCAAAGCCAATGCTCCGGTGGTGGCGCCGGCGGGGATATTCCGATCTCAAGGTCCACTTTCGATGAGATGCTTAAGCATCGAAATGATTGCCCTAGCAAGGGCTTTTATTCCTATGATGCTTTCATTGCTGCAGCCAAAGCCTTCCCTGGCTTTGGTACTACCGGTGACGACGCCACCCGGAAAAGAGAGATTACTGCTTTCTTAGGCCAAACTTCCCATGAAACTACAGGTACTATTCATATTCTTAGAAGGCCGTGACGGCTTCTAACTTAGGATAGCAACAGAGTGATCTTGTATAATTTTCCTTGGTTCTGTTTTCCACGAATTAAGCGCTTTTAGTGACGGTAAATATGCAGGAGGATGGCCAGCTGCACCCGATGGCAGATACGCTTGGGGATATTGCTTTGTCAGGGAGCAAAATCCTGGAAGTGATTACTGTTCCCCTGATCCCAAAAATCGATGTGCTTCAGGACGCAAATATTTTGGCCGTGGTCCAATTCAACTTTCATGGTAAGTAAATTGATGACtgttgtttttaataatattagagtaactaaatttatttgaaaattattatttgcaaGGGTATTAATTAGACCTAAATATCAAATGATAATTAACTATTATTAAATGATTAGCTTtcccttataaaaattttaaaaataaatacatctactcaaatt
This genomic interval carries:
- the LOC107407210 gene encoding endochitinase, coding for MKFWGLTIIPLLLLFQGGLAEQCGRQAGGALCPGGQCCSKYGWCGNTPDYCTNGCQSQCSGGGAGGDIPISRSTFDEMLKHRNDCPSKGFYSYDAFIAAAKAFPGFGTTGDDATRKREITAFLGQTSHETTGGWPAAPDGRYAWGYCFVREQNPGSDYCSPDPKNRCASGRKYFGRGPIQLSWNYNYGPCGRAIGVDLLNNPDLVATDAVISFKTAIWFWMTPQSPKPSCHDVITGRWKPSAADSAAGRASGYGVITNIINGGIECGKGRNDKVEDRIGFYKRYCDLLRVGYGNNLDCYNQRPFGSGLETM